A single Nicotiana tabacum cultivar K326 chromosome 5, ASM71507v2, whole genome shotgun sequence DNA region contains:
- the LOC107805372 gene encoding cytochrome P450 94C1-like, giving the protein MDLETCWWLKSFHAYSILIFIIFSLFSLFFYIVKLKLWCNCEICHAYVTTSWSSQFTNLCDWYTHLLQNSPTRTIHIHVLGNTITANPENVEYMLKARFDNYPKGKTFSTILGDFLGRGIFNVDGDLWRFQRRMSSLELGKVSIRSYAFEVVHTEIQKRLLPLLANKEGAVLDFQDVFRRFSFDNICRFSFGLDPKCLESSLPISEFAISFDLASKLSAERAMTTSPIAWKIKRFLNIGSERKLKKAIKLINILAQEVIRQKRKLGFSNHRDLLSRFMGTISDETYLRDIVISFLLAGRDTIASALTSFFYVIANNPKVAKSIRDEVDRVLGPNKDLTCCEQMNELHYLQASIYESMRLYPPIQFDSKFCLEDDILPDGTFVKKGTRVTYHPYAMGRMEELWGCDSLEFKPERWLKDGIFFQENPFKYPVFQAGLRVCLGKEMALVEIKSVALSLLRRFNVELAQPYHMPRFSPGLTASFRGGLMVSVREISP; this is encoded by the coding sequence ATGGATCTTGAAACTTGTTGGTGGTTGAAGTCTTTTCATGCCTATTCTATccttatcttcatcatattttcactcttctctctttttttctataTAGTGAAGCTAAAACTTTGGTGCAATTGTGAAATTTGCCATGCTTATGTCACAACAAGTTGGTCCTCACAATTCACCAATTTGTGTGATTGGTACACTCACCTTCTTCAAAATTCACCTACAAGAACCATTCATATCCATGTTCTTGGTAATACTATCACCGCGAATCCTGAAAACGTTGAGTATATGCTTAAAGCAAGATTTGATAATTACCCAAAAGGGAAAACTTTCTCTACTATCTTAGGTGATTTTCTTGGTCGTGGTATATTCAACGTTGATGGCGATTTATGGCGATTTCAAAGGAGAATGTCAAGTCTTGAACTTGGAAAAGTCTCGATACGATCGTATGCATTTGAAGTGGTACATACTGAGATTCAAAAGAGGCTTCTTCCACTTTTAGCTAATAAAGAAGGTGCGGTTTTGGATTTTCAAGATGTTTTTAGGAGATTTTCATTTGATAATATTTGTAGATTTTCCTTTGGGTTGGACCCTAAATGTTTAGAATCTTCACTACCCATCTCAGAATTTGCTATTTCCTTTGACCTAGCATCAAAATTATCAGCTGAAAGAGCCATGACTACATCCCCTATTGCTTGGAAAATCAAaagatttttaaacatagggaGTGAAAGGAAGTTGAAGAAAGCAATCAAATTGATCAATATATTAGCACAAGAAGTCATAAGACAAAAGAGAAAATTAGGTTTTTCAAATCATAGGGATCTTCTTTCAAGATTCATGGGAACAATAAGTGATGAAACTTATTTAAGAGATATTGTCATAAGTTTTCTCTTAGCTGGTAGAGATACTATTGCTTCTGCCTTAACAAGTTTCTTTTATGTAATTGCAAATAATCCAAAAGTGGCTAAATCCATTAGAGATGAAGTTGATAGAGTTCTTGGTCCAAATAAAGATCTCACATGTTGTGAACAAATGAATGAGCTTCATTATCTACAAGCTTCTATTTATGAAAGTATGAGACTTTATCCTCCTATCCAATTTGATTCAAAGTTTTGTTTAGAAGATGATATTTTACCTGATGGGACTTTTGTCAAGAAAGGAACAAGGGTTACTTATCATCCTTATGCAATGGGAAGAATGGAAGAATTATGGGGTTGTGATTCTTTGGAGTTTAAGCCTGAAAGATGGTTGAAAGATGgtattttttttcaagaaaatccaTTCAAGTATCCAGTTTTTCAAGCTGGACTTAGGGTCTGTTTGGGGAAAGAAATGGCACTTGTTGAGATTAAAAGTGTGGCTCTTTCGTTGCTAAGGCGATTTAATGTCGAATTAGCCCAACCATATCACATGCCACGCTTCTCTCCTGGACTTACCGCGTCTTTCAGGGGTGGCTTAATGGTTTCAGTGCGTGAAATAAGTCCATAG